The Primulina huaijiensis isolate GDHJ02 chromosome 9, ASM1229523v2, whole genome shotgun sequence genomic interval TGACCAATGAGTTCTGAAGCAACTCCATATGTTCCACCTCATTCAGCTCATTCGCTGTTGTCTGACCTCCATCTTCAGGCATATTGTTAAAAGCATCACTTTCCAAGTCATTACATAAAGCAACTCCAAGGGGTTCGGTTTTGGTTATGAAATCCTCAGCATCAATTAATGAACCTTCCATGGCCATAGTAGTCAGAGTTCCCACCACCACATTCAATGATTCAGCTGTATCTCCTTCAACGGGATCACTTATCGCCTCATGCAAATCAAAATCAACCCTAGCTGTAAACTCAGTTCCTGGATGTCTGGTTTTCATTGTCAGTTCCTTAACACCATCCATTCCCGAATCTTGGGTGTTACAAAATTTGGGAATATCAGTTGCATCCCCATCAGCGATTTTGCAACAATCAACACCAACTCTCAAAGTAGCATTCACAATTCCAGGCTTAAAAACGCTTGGTCCATTACCATTATTCTCTGCAGCTTCCAAATTAATTGCCACAGAGTTGGGACCGCACCCAGGAGGAAAGTCCCGAACTGCAGATACTTTCCTGGTTTTCCATTGGGGCATAAAACCATTATCCAAAGACCTTTTGTTCGTGTTCTGACAATATAATTCCCCATTGGAACCCGAAGCCATTTTCTCAAATCAATAACCTCTGGTAAATGGGTTCAATAGGACAACTACTTGTTTACCAACGAAATCTGGAAATTAACGAGTAAATAATGAGAATAGCAAAAATACTactaaaaaacaaagaaaaagtaTAGATAGAGCATAATTTACCATAATACGTTCACTTACACAGAATTAGAAATTCGAATTTGAAAACATATATTAATGGGCGAACTGTAGCAAGCACGGGGTAAGATGAAATAACACCGACAAAAAAACTAAAGAACGACAAAAACTACATACAAaacacatatacacacacagTGATTCACACGTCTATGAAATGATAGTGCTTCAGCAACCACACACACCACATGCAAGTATGATTACACATACCAGATCAAAGTGACGAGACGAAACCAGTCAATTTCAAAACTCCATTGTTCAAAAACCGTATTAGCTCAAAGAACAAACGAAACAATGACAGAGAATTAGAACGAAGAAGAGAAAGATTCACCAAAAAATGTTCAGAAAGGCCTCTGCCATGGTTGATGACTTCGAAATGGAGTGTGCAGTGTGAAATTACGGTTCTACACGTCTTCCATTTTTGAATAGTCTAGTGTGAACGTCCCCCCAAAGTTTCGCCCCCACTTTAAGACCATTACCATTTCAGGGAACGTGTGTTTCCCATCATACCCCTCCTATTTTATTATTCTGTTTTCTTGAAGATTGATGCTACATGTACATCCATATTTGTATatcaatttgtacaacacaaaaattcATTGCAAGAATTCAATTGGTCAAAATTTCACTATATATGGAATACAAAATATAGCGATATAACagtaaaatctcgcgatataatgaTTGTAAATATCGTTGTAACGATATATTGATTGTATCTTTAGTATTATTCTTTTTTGAATTGCCATCTTgccattttaataaaatatagtaacatacattttattattattatggttCTCTAGCATATGAACATTTTATGAGCGGCCAAGATTTCGATTCTTCCTGccatcgtttttttttttaagatctgTCCCACATGATTTGctcattataatttatttagctAGTATAATTTGCATGCTATTTTTTTAGTTAGAGTGTTTACTAATCATCACGCACCGAAAATAGCCGCTGCCCACAccatcaaatatatataaatatatatattatattattaaatttgagacattagagtaattaatttttgatatcatgatctgttttttttaattatatatattaataaagtattaAGATTTTAATGTAAGTTATATGTAGTTCAGCGGATAAAGTCTTTGTTTATTATACATTAAGTTGTAGGTTCAATTCTTACTTgaatctttctttttcttatttattttgtaattcatatatcaaaattgcatTATAATctctcactattttttataattatttttgaatcttatttaaatttaaattaaataaattataaaaaatattaggaTGTACTAGTATATATTATTGTTTGCGTActatttctgatttttttttttcaaagcaTGTAACAGCGAGGTTACAATTGGCGTTTCCCGAATAATCGATCTGGCAATATGGAAATCGATCTGGCATTGTCATCACCCTTGTGCTCAATTAAAAGAGAACGACAATAACCGCGCACAAATTTTCGCTGTGATTTTCTCATTTGGATCGTAGATTCGTTCCCAGTTGCAGGGGATGTAGATTATACCGATTTCTTGGCTTTTTTACCGAATCGAAGGGTTTAAGATATGTCAATTATCAGCCCAGTTACTTGCTTAATTTACTTGAATTTCCGGGGGAATTTCTTTGTTGATATTAATGTTTGTGTTCATCTGGGTCTTGAGATTTTGATCTTATTGTGTTGCAAAAATGAGGGTGAAGAGTGGGAATGCGTCGATCCGGGATCGGACGCAGGAGTTTTTGGGGATAGCGCAGAGGGTAAAGAAGTCACCATCTTCGCAGAATGGGCCGAGCAGTAGCGAATCGAAGCTCGAGGAACCGCGGTCCACGGTGGCTGTGCAATCGGAATTCAATCGCAGAGCGTCGAAGATTGGGCTTGGGATTCACCAGACCTCGCAAAAGCTTTCTAAGCTTGCAAAATGTGAGTGATTGGATTTTGGGTTTCTTTCCCTATCAATAATTGGCTGTTTTAACTATTGGGATGCTGCTTCGATCGTGTATGACAGTGATTTATGGGTTCCTCGTGCATACTTTTATACATGACTGAGAGGTCtatttgatttataattatatatatttattgtacTATTATTGGTTGTTTTTCGTTTTGCATCTTAGATTTGGTGGTGCGGTTGAACAATAGGAAGTTGTGGGGATGGCAATTGGATCATTATGTTTTTAGTTCCCccacaaattttaattttctggaTGATGATTTGAAAGAACTCtttaaatgcaaaaaaaaattatatcttgctTCAAGTTAACGTTTATTTTTTGTAAACCTGGAATATCAACTGCACCACCATTTTTGGTTGGCCGCAGGTTTACACTTTTGCGTCAATCACATGGCAAAAATCACATCAGTCGAGGTTTTAAAACTTAATGAAGCTGAATATAAATGTGCTCGCCTATACACACTTCTATATCAGCGACCACTGTCTATCCTGTTTTTCTTATTATGCTTGAAAATCCTATATTTCTAGTTTGTGATATTGCTTTTATTAATTAGAGAAAATTGTCCCCAGTAGATCAACTGtgtgttttgttttttaaaaaagcccTTTCCTATGTATTGAAACGTATACGAGAGGGCTATGATACCTTTTAAAAAATTGTCCCTTTACGTGGCCTGATCAAACTGATAAATCCTTTATACCGTAGTGGCTAAGAGAACTTCGGTTTTTGATGACCCCACCGTGGAAATCCAGGAGATAACAGCTGTTATTAAGCAAGACATAACTGCACTTAACTCTGCTGTAGGAGAACTCCAGCTTCTCAGCAATTCACGTAATGAAACTGGGAATACATCCAGTGATACCACTAGTCATTCTACCACAGTTGTAGATGATTTGAAAAATCGATTAATGACCACCACAAAGGAGTTCAAGGAAGTTTTGACCATGCGAACAGAGGTGAACTGAGAAATTGCTGCCAACATTCATATCCTGTTTCTCTGTTTCCTTTTTTTGTTGTCGAATATTTACTTAAATATTGTTTGTCCTACTCTCTGAATCAAATTACATTTTATGGGGTATTTTTGCAGAACTTGAAGGTTCATGAAAACAGAAGGCAGTTATTTTCTTCTTCTGCTTCCAAGAACCCTGCAAATCCTTTTGTTCGCCAGCGTCCTTTGGCTGCAAAGTCTGCTGCGAGTACCTCTGCTCCCCCTCTTCCATGGGTTAGCGAGACACAATCTTCATCTCAACTGTTCCCAAAGTAAGTACACGATGTGTATTTCGAGTCAGTTGTTGGTCTCAAGGATTTTGGTTTGCCTTTTCCTTTATTTGCACCTTTAATTGAAAAAATGGTGAGATTGACACGTATTTTTGAACAGTTGAGTAATTT includes:
- the LOC140985431 gene encoding syntaxin-32-like, giving the protein MRVKSGNASIRDRTQEFLGIAQRVKKSPSSQNGPSSSESKLEEPRSTVAVQSEFNRRASKIGLGIHQTSQKLSKLAKLAKRTSVFDDPTVEIQEITAVIKQDITALNSAVGELQLLSNSRNETGNTSSDTTSHSTTVVDDLKNRLMTTTKEFKEVLTMRTENLKVHENRRQLFSSSASKNPANPFVRQRPLAAKSAASTSAPPLPWVSETQSSSQLFPKNQVDGEARPLLQQQQNQQQQQMVPLQDSYVQSRAEALQNVESTIHELGNIFNQLATLVSQQGEIAIRIDENMDDTVANVEGAQGALLKYLNSISSNRWLMIKIFFVLIFFLMIFLFFVA